In Sporichthya brevicatena, the genomic window CAGCGAGTGGGCGGGCCGGTTCACCGCGCAGTACTCGATGGAGTCCGCCCCGGTCTGGGTCGCCGGCGCGACGGCGAAGAACGCCGCCTCGCGCTGCTCGCTGACCTTCACGGGCAACTCGACCTCCCTCACGCAGTACGTGTCCAACAACCTCGACCACAACTACGTCTGCGGCAGCGCCAAGCCGACCCCGGCCGGCCCGCGCGCGTGCAAGCCCGGCGCCGGCATCCCCGCCGGGTACTTCGCGGTCTTCGGCACCCGTGGCAACGACCGCCTGAACGGCACCTCGAAGAAGGAGATCTTCTTCGGCGGTCCGGGCAACGACATCATCCGCGGCCGCGGTGGCAACGACATCCTGTGCGGCGGTCCGGGCAACGACAAGCTCTACGGCGGAAAGGGCAACGACGTCCTCGTCGGTGGCGACGGGAACGACACCCTGATCGGCAGTACCGGCCGGGACAAGCTCTACGGCAACAAGGGCCGCGACACCCTCAACGGTGGCCCCGGCCGCGACTCCTGCTCCCCCGGCCCCGGCTCCGACCCGAAGCCCCGCCGCTGCTGACCGCTCCCGACGGCTGCTGACCGCTGCTGACGACTGCTGACGACTGCTGACGACTGCTGACGACTGCCGACGACTGCTGACGGCTCCGCCTGTCGCTGTGAAGAAAGGGTGACACCCCTTACTGCGCAGTAAGGGGTGTCACCCTTTCTTCACGACGTACCTCTTTCGCGCGTACCCCAGGGGATGCGCGTCGGCTACATCTCCGCGACGAGGGCGGACCAGGTGAGGGGGATCGCCGCTGCTGACTCAACCCGAACCGTCGAGCAACGACCGGCCGATCGCGTAGACCTCACGCAGGTCCGATCCGTCGTACTCGGCGGCAGCCAGGGCCCGCAGCTTCTCGTTCGCATTCACGGCGACGCTGTGCCGCAGCCGCTGGAACAGGGGAACGTCCGAGGACGAGTCGCCGTAGCCGACGCAGTCCTCGATCGACAGACCGTAGCGGGTCAGGAGCTCGTCCACGATCCGCGGCTTGTCCTCGGGAAAGAGCACCGCCTCGGCGACGACCGGCTCCCGAGCTCGAACCGTGGCACCGTGCGCCGTGGTCACGCCCCACCGCGCGACGACGAGGTCGGCGAAGAACTGCGGTGACATCGTGACCAGCGCGCTGTATTCGCCGCGCTCCCGGATGTCGGCCAACACCTCGGGTAGTCCGTCCAGCCACTGACTCGCCTCGAACGCGCTCTCGACGTCGAGGTCCGTCAGGGGCTCCCACATCTCGATGAGCAACTCGTAGAAACCGACGTGGTCGACCTCCCCGCGGCCCCACGCCTCCTCCACCTCGATGACCTCGTCGAGCCGGCCCAGCTGACGGCAGAGTTCCATGCAGGCCGAGCCGGAGAGAATCGTGCCGTCCATGTCGAACACGTGCAGCTTGCTCACGTCGCGTGCTTCCTCGATTCGTTGATCTGCGTCCGTCGGTCCATCTGCCACCCCCGCACGTGAAAAGGCCGCGGCCCGGGTGCCGGTGTCGACACCCGGGCCGCGTGCGCTCGGCGCGGAACCGGCAGGCCGCGCCGGCTCAGACCCCGGCCCCCACCGGGGTCTTGCTCGGGCCGGCGTGCAGCTCGGACACCCAGTCCGCGTACCAGGCCTCGGGAACCGGCGCCTCGCTGTTGGCGATCAGCTCCGAGAAGTCCCACTTCTTGAGCAGCTTGCCGTTGCGGAACACCGGCTTCAGCAGGTTCTGCTCCGGCGACACCGAGTCGCGCGGGACCGTGCGGTACTCGCCGTCCTCCATGATCAGGGCCAGGCGACCCGCCTTCGAAACCTTGAAGTCGGCGCCCGTCGGCGTCTTGGCGATGTTGCGCCACTCGCCGTTCACCATGACCGCGTTGGCCTTCATGCCGAAGTTGTTCGTGTCGCGGTTCACGTGCTGCAGCAGACCGCCACCCATGCCGAACACCGCGTTCTCGGCGGAGAGGCCGCGGCGCTCCATCTCGATGAACACCGCCTTGAGGGAGTGCATGTTCACGCCGTCGCCCTGCACCACGCGGATGAACGGGGGCAGCACCTTGAAGCCCTTGCTGTTGACCTCGTACCCGAAGGCGTCCATCAGCCACTCGGTGGTATCGGCGGTGACCTGCACGATGTCGCCGGAGTCCGGACGCGCCCCGACCAGGCCGGGGAAGTTCTGGACGAGCTCCTTGAGTTCGCCACCGAGAATGTTCTTGACGCAGTTCTCGTGGTCGTAGGAGTCGGTCAGGACGAGCGCGACGCCGTGGTCGCGGTAGGTCTCCAGCATGTTCCGGATGGCGTCGACCTCGTAGTCGCGACCCCACGCGGTGAAGCCGGCGTGCTCGGAGTTCGGGCCGGAGTTGGAGGGAGCCACCGCGTTGTACCAGCGCTTGGCGGCGAGGATGCCCGGCGTGGTGTCGCTCTGGCTGAAGTTGACCAGGTGGGCCAGGCCGCCGAGGGCCGCGGACTGCTGCGAGCTGACGCCACGTGCGCCGTAGTCGTGCAGCATGTGGCGAAGAATGCCGACGTTGTCGGAGGTGCGCTCCAGCGCGATCCGGATGACCTGCTTCGACAGCCACGACAGGGTTCCGACCGTGGTCGGGTACCAGATGGCCCGGAGGAACGCGGTCTCGAAGAAGCTGGTGACCCAGTAGTACTTCGGGTCGGTGTTGATCAGCTGGACGAGCACGTTGCGAGACGGCACGACCAGACCTTCGGGGACGGCCTCGATCTCGACCGGCAGGTAACCGCCGTGGTCGTTGATGATGCCCATCCAGTTCTCGCGGTTGAAGTGCATGCCCTGTTCGCGCATCAGGTACTCGGCCTCGTCCACGTCCTCCAACGTGACCGGGCGCATGAGGTAGTCACGCAGGTAGGCCTGCAGCCCCACGAACATCGTCACGGGGAAGAGTCCGCCACGGGATTCGACGTACGAGGAGACGTACTCCGTCCCCGGCGGGTACAGGGGGTAGTGACAGTGCTTGTAGTTGTCCGTGTTGATGATCAGGTTGTCGAACGGGTCACCCAGCGACATCGGTTGCGCCTTCCTGATAAGAAACGTTTATTTCCGGCGAGCAACCCCACGTGTCGAACCAGAAATCGAACCAGTGGGAATGAAGCGCTCCGATGACGCCAGCCGCCGGCTGACGGGATCCCGCGCCTCCTCATCGAGGTGGTCCCGGCTGACGCCGCGACCGCGATAACGCTGAACTATTAACGGTTCTACTTCGCGCGTCAAGAGTTCCGGTCACCTCGCGCGTTAACGTTGGGTTGCTGCGCTGTGCCGCTTTTCGAAACCGTTCTAATTTGGGCGTTTTACGCCCGCCCTGACTTCGCGCACGACTGAACCACCGAGACGTCGGACACCTGTCTCGGCGGCTCTGCCGGCGGGATCAGGGCTCTGCTTCGAGCAACTCCCCTGCAGCCGGCGGCGGGTTCTCGGGGCCGGCGGCCAGTTCGGCCTCGATCCGGTCGAACGCCTCCTCGGCAGTGGTGGCCCACTGCAGGACCTCGGCCGCCTCGGTTCTCAGGAAGCCGCGCTCCAGCAGGAGCCGCACCTGGTCGCGCAACGGGGCGTACAGCCCGTCGGGATCGAGGACGACCACGGGCCGGTGGTGCATGGCGAGCACGCGCGAGACCCAGATCTCCAGCAACTCCTCGAGCGTCCCGATCCCCCCGGGCAGCACGAGAAAGGCGTCGGAGCGGGCGTCCATCTCCCCTTTGCGGGAACGCACGTCGGGCGTGACGATCAGTTCGTCCGCCTCGTGATCGGCGCCCTCCCAGTCGATGAGCGCCTCCGGGATCACACCGGTCGTGTGCGCGCCGCCGGCCCGCGCCGCCCGGGCCAGCGTTCCCATGGTCGACACTGATCCGCCGCCGGAGACGAGCGAGTGCCCGCGCGCGGCAATGGCCTCCCCCACCTCGGTCCCCAGCGCGACGTAGTGGGCGGCGATCGTCTCGCTCGACGAGCAGAAGACGCAGATTCGAGCCATCGGGTCACTCCGCGGGATGCGATTACGCGTGGAGGAGTCTGATTCAGAACACCTGGTTGTGACCGCCGAACACTTCGCTGACGGAATCACACTGATAGATCCGCTGGATCGTGTCACCGAGGATCCCGGCGCACGACACCACGCGGATCTTCTCCGGTGCCCCGGGGGCCAGGGGGATCGTGTCGGTGACCACGATCTCCTCCAATGGCGCGGCCTGGAGGTTCTCGTAGGCGTTTCCACTGAGCACGGCGTGCGTCGCGGCCGCCCACACCCGGCCGGCGCCGGCGTTCATCACGGTCTCGGCGGCTGCTCGTAACGTGCCCGCGGTGTCGATGATGTCGTCGACGATCAGCGCCACCTTGCCCTGCACGTCCCCGATGACCGCACCGATCTCGGCAACCTGCTGGGCCGGCCGCTCCTTGTCCAGGATCGCCAGATCGGCGCGCAGCAGGTCCGCGAACTTCTTCGCCAGCTTCACCCGCCCGGCATCCGGGGCGACCACGACGTAGTCCTCGGGCCGGACACCGGTCGCGGTGTGATCGGCGGCGAGCTGGTTGAAGTGCTCGGCCAGCACCATCATCGCCGTCATGTGATCGAACGGCACCTGGAACATTCCTTGGATCTGCCCGGCATGCAGATCCATGGCGAGAACGCGGTCGACACCGGCGGACTCGAGCATGCGCGCCACCATCCGCGCCGAGATCGGCTCCCGCGGTGCGCTCTTCTTGTCCTGACGCGAGTATCCGTACCAGGGCGTCACGGCGATCACCCGGTGCGCACTGGCCCCGACCGCCGCGTCGATCATCACCATCAGCTCGAGCAGGGCGTCGTTGGCACTCAGGCCCGTCTCGTCATTGCGGCACATCGGCTGGATGAGAAAGACGTCCGCGCCGCGGATCGACTCCTCGTAACGGCAGTAGACCTCTCCACTGGAGAAGGTCTTCAACTTCACCCGGCTCGGCGCCAGGCCGATGTGCGCCCCGATCTGCCCGGCCAGCGCCGGATTCGCCCGCCCACTGAACAGCATCAGCCGCCGGTTCAAACTCCACGGCGCCCCCGCGTTCGGATGCAGGATCTCCGGCGCAAACGAACTCATCGCATCCTCGGCTTCCGTGTCAGCTTCCCGACTGGGGTCCCAGCGATCAGGCACCGACCTTGGCACGCAAAGGCCGGAGACTATTAACGATTCTACTTTTCATGTCAAGAGCGGGGGATTACGCCCCGGAGGAGCGGTTATAGTGCGTGAAACCACAGCGCACGCGCGTATGAATCCGTTCTAACCACGCGCGGTGGGCTGGAGCGTCCAAGCTCCAAGCCGTCTCGTACTTGACACGATTCTATGGACGCGCAGCGCGTCGGCTGACCAGCCGGCGCCGCCCGGTCCCGAACCCGGAGGTGCAGGTGCTCCCCCTCGACGGCGTCACCGTGGTCAGCATCGAGCAGGCCGTGGCCGCCCCCTTCGCGACGCGACAACTCGCGGATCTGGGCGCACGGGTGATCAAGATCGAGCGGCCGGGCGTCGGCGACTTCGCGCGAAGCTACGACGAGCGGGTGCACGGCGAGTCCAGCTACTTCATCTGGCTCAACCGGTCCAAGGAGTCGCTGACCCTGGACTTCAAGCGGCCGGAGGGCCTCACGATTCTCCACCAACTTCTCTCCGGCGCCGACGTCTTCCTCAGCAACCTCGGCCCCGGTGCGATCGGGCGCCTCGGCCTGGACGCACCCACGCTCGCCGAGAAGTACCCCCGGCTCATCCACGCCACGATCTCCGGGTACGGAACGACCGGCGTCTGGGCGCACCGCAAGGCCTACGACCTCCTCGTCCAGTCGGAGGCCGGGCTGGTGTCGATCACCGGCCAACCCGACAGCGTCGCCCGGGTCGGCATCTCCGTCGCCGACATCTCCGCGGGCATGTACGCCTACACCGGCATCCTGACGGCGCTGCTGCACCGGGCGAACACGGGTGTCGTCGCGCCGGTCGAGGTCTCGCTGTTCGAGTCGCTCGCCGAGTGGATGGGCAGTCCCGCCTACTACACGATGTACAGTGGCGAACCTCCGCGCCGGGTCGGGGCCGAGCACGCCACGATCTCCCCGTACGGCCCCTACGCCAGTTCCAGCGGCGACATCATCATGCTTGCCGTGCAGAGCCAGGAGGAATGGCGCGAGTTCTGCCGAGTGGTGATGGAGGACCCCGGTCTGGCCTCTAATCCCGAGTTCGCCATCAACTCGGCCCGGTGTGACCACCGGGAGAAGCTGAACGCCCTGATCGGCAAGCGAATCGGGCAACTGTCCACGGACGAGGCTCTTCGCCTGCTCGACTCCGCACGGATCGCCAACGCCCGCGTCAACACCGTCAACGAGTTCCTGGAGCATCCGGCACTGGCATCCCGGGATCGCTGGGTGACGGTCGACAGCCCCGGTGGCGAGATCCGTGCGCTGAAGCCGCCCGCGTCGCTGGGAGGGATCGAGCCGCGCATGGACGCCGTGCCGGCCCTCGGCGCGCACACTGACGCGATCCTGGGTTCTCTGGGTTACTCCCCAGAGTCCATCGAGGAGCTCCGCTCGGCCGGAGCGATCTGAGGTTCCGCCAGAAACAGTGGACGCGACCGTCAGAGGTCGAGGACATCCAGCCCGGTGCGCAGGTGTGCACTGAGGTCCTGTCCGGCCCGCACGACGTGCTGGATGTTCTCTCTCTGCCCCAAGCGGGTGATGTCGGCGAGCACGTCGCCCTCGACGACGACGATGTCACCGGCGGCACCGGCCCGCAGCGCACCGAGGTCGGGCCGGTCGAGCAGCTCCGCGGCGTTGACGGTCGCGGTCGCCAGCGCCTCGTCGACGGTCATCCCGTGCTTGACGTACAACTCGAGTTCGCGGGCGTGCGCGCCGAACGGGCACAGCGTGCCCGAGGAGTCCGTCCCCATCACGACCCGGACCCCGGCCTCGCGCGCGAACGCGAACGCCTCCAGGGTGCGGTCGTGGGCGTCGCTGAGGTCGGCGACACCCTGCTCGGTCAGACCGCGGAGCAGACCCTCCTGCTGACACCAGTCGTTGAAGGCCATGGTCGGCACCAGGAAGGTCCCGCGGGCAGCCATCTCGGCGGCCGCGTCCCGGTCCAGGTACGAGCCGTGCTCGATGCTGTCGACACCGGCGGCGAGACAGCGCCGGATGCCTTCGATCGACAACGCGTGCGCCGCGACCCGGAGGTCCAGGTCGTGGGCGGTCTCGACGATGGCCGTCAGTTCCTCGACGGTGTAGTTCGGCCAGTGCGGCTGCTCTCCCCGCGCCATGCCGCCGCTAGCCATGACCTTGATGAAGTCGGCGCCCTCACGAGCCTGGAGGCGAACCAGCTTGCGGCATTCCTCAACCCCGTCGGCGGTGTCCCACTGCCGGCGAGGCGTGTAGGGCGGGTAGAAGAGGTCACCGTGGCCGTGGGTCATGGTGATCCACCAGGGCGAGACGACGAGTCGGGGCCCGACGGCCAGACCGGAGTCGATGAAGTCGCGCAGTTCGATCTCACCGACGCCCCGGTGCCCCATGACCCGGAGCGTCGTGAAGCCGGCCGCCAGCGCCCGCCACGCGTTGCGCTGACCGTGCAACAGCTTGGCGGGTCGCGTCACCTGACCTCGGTACGTGTCGCTCGGGATCACGTTCCGATGGTCGGAGTTGGTCGTCAGGTGGACGTGGGCGTCGATCAGCCCGGGCAGGACGGTGCAGCCGGTCGCGTTGATGCGAGGGGTCCCGGGCGGGACGATGCCGGGCTGCGCCGGACCGGCGTGGACGACGACTCCGTCCCGGACGTAGACCAGCCCGTCCTGGTAGGTCTGGCCGGGGCCGACCCAAAGGAGACCGCCTTCGACGGCGACGTCACCGGACATCACGACACTCCCTGTCCTCGATCGACAACGACCCGACCCCAGCTCACCGATCAGCCCAGGGTGAAGGGGTCGCGGGTGCCGCCGGTCAGCTCGACCCAGACCGCCTTGGTCTGCAGATAGGGATCGATAGCTTCGGCCCCGTTCTCGCGGCCGAGCCCGGACTGCTTGTACCCACCGAACGGCACCGACGGCGACACGACGCGATACGCGTTGATCCACACGGTGCCCGCCCGGAGAGCGGCGGCAACCCGGTGCCCGCGATGGATGTCCTTGGTCCACACCGCGGCAGCGAGCCCGTAGGGAGTGTCGTTGGCGACGGCGACCGCCTCGTCCTCGTCCGTGAAGGTCACGGCGGACAGCACCGGGCCGAACACCTCCTCCCGGAAGACCGTGTCGGTCCGCTTCACACTCAGGACGGTCGGCTTCACGAAGTAGCCGCCCAGCGCGTCCTCGGCGGCACCGCCGTAGGCGACCTCCGCACCCTCGGCCTTGGCGGTCTCGAGGTAGCCGACGACCTTGCGGAACTGCGGCTCGTTCGCAACCGGACCCATCTCGGTGTCATCGGCGAAGGGGTCCCCGAGCTTGATTCGGGACGCCCGCTCGGCGACCAGCTGGAGCAGTTCGTCACGCACGGACTCGTGGACGATCAGACGTGACCCGGCCATGCAGGTCTGGCCGGTGGCCGCGAAGACACCCGCGACCAGACCGTTCGCCGTCGCAGCGAGGTCGGCGTCCGGGAAGACGATCTGGGGAGACTTGCCGCCCAGCTCCAACGTGACGGGGATCAGACGATCGGCCGCCGTCCTCGCGACGGCCCGTCCGGTCTCGGTCGAACCGGTGAAGGCGACCTTGTCGACCCCCGGATGAGCGGCCAGGTGCTCACCGACGGAACGGGACAGCCCCGAGACGACATTGACCACGCCCGCCGGGATGCCGGCCTGTTCGATCAGCGTCGCGAATCCCAGGGTGGAGCTCGGTGCGTGCTCGGACGGCTTGATCACCAAGGTGCAGCCGGCCGCCAGCGCCGGAGCGAGCTTCCACGTCATCAACAGCAGCGGCGAGTTCCACGGGGTGATCGCCGCGACCACACCCACGGGCTCGTTCCGGGTGTAGACGAGGTAGTTGGGGTTGGACGCCGGAACCTGACGCCCCTCCAAGGTCTGCGCGAGTCCGGCGTAGTAGTGGAACCACGCTCCCAGGCCGTTGAGCTGACCCAGCATCTCCCGATACAGCTTGCCCGAGTCCATGACTTCGAGCCGCGCCAGCCATTCGGCGTTCTCCGTCACCAGGTCGGCCAGGCGACGAAGACAGGCCGCCCGCGCGAAGCCGGTCGTGCGCCCCCATTCGCCCTCGAGTGCTGCCCGGGCCGCCGCAACTGCGGCATCGACATCGGTCGTGTCGCCGTCGGGGATCGAGGCCCACGCCGTGCCGGTGTACGGGTTCTGTGACTCGAAGGTGCGCCCCGACCCCGCCTCGACGAGCTCGCCACCGATGAGCATTCGAAACTGCTCGAGTTGCGTCATAGCTTGTGTTCCCTCTCCGGAAGGGCATGCTGCCGACCGCCGGCTACCTCGCTGACGGTTCGTCGGTGGGAGTTGACGGACCCACCAGTCCACTCGATCGGCCACACCGTTGCGGGGTGGGGCGCGTAAGCCTTATGCCGAGCCGGGCGGCGGACTGACCGACTCTCTGATCTGCACAGTCACGGGCAGCTCATCGATCCTGCCCCCCTCGCCGCCCTCCAGCAGGTCGAACAGCGCGGAGGCGGCCCGGTACCCCATGTCGTGCGCCGGCTGGCGCACCGTCGTCAGCCGTGGCGTGAGGTAGGCGGAGAGCGGCAGGTCGTCGAACCCGACGACGCTCACGTCCTCCGGCACTCGGAGCTTCGCCTCGCGGCAGTACTCCATCGCACCGATCGCCAGCAGATCGTTGGCACAGATCAACGCCGTGGGCCGCGGATCGGCGGCAAGTACCTCGGCCGCCAGCTGGCGCCCTGACGCCTCGTCATAGTCGCCCTCGTGCACCGGCACCGAGTCCGGGTCCAGCCCCGCTCCCGCGAACGCCTCGCGATAGCCGGCCAGGCGCTGCCGCGCCGTCCACAGCGCGAGCGGTCCGCTGAGCACTGCGATCTGTCGGTGCCCCTGCTCCAGGACGTGGGCGGCGACCTCCCGAGCCCCTTTGCGGGACTCCGAGACGATCGCCGGCAGTCCTGAGCCCGGGATCTCCTCGTCGACCAGCACCACCGGGCCGTACCGCGCGATCTCGTAGATCGCAGCGGGGATCGAGCCGGTTCCCGACAGGTAGATGACGCCGTCAACGCGCTGTCGGCGGAGCAGCTGCGCCTGCTTGTCCTCCGGCAGCTCCGCGTCCGGCACGACGAGAACCACCAGGACGTCCCGTTCCGACGCCGCTTTCTCCACGCCTTCGGCGACCAGCGCAAAGAACTGGTTGGTCAACTGAGGAACCACCAGACCAACCGTGGACGGGCTTCGCCGTTTGAGGTTGCGCGCCGACTCGTTGGGTGAGTACTCCAGCGCCCGGACGGCGTCGAGCACCCGCTTGCGGCGTTCCGGGGCCACCGGCCCGGAGTTGTTGATCACGTAGCTCACCGTGCTCAACGACACCTGGGCGTGCTCGGCGACCTCCTTCATCGTGGGACGTCGGCGCTTCTGCTGGGTCACGTCGACCGGTTCCCACTGGGCACCTGCGCGCCCTCCTGCCCGCCCCGGCCCCCCGCGCCTGCGTTGCTCAGCAACTGCCGTCCGACGGCGTACGCCTCGCGGATGTCCGTCCCCACGTACCGCGCCGCCGCCAGACCCTCCAGCACCGGACTGGCGTTGACCGCGACCGTGTTCGGCAACCACTCGAAGAGGTTCACGTCGCTCGTGGAGTCGCCGTAGGCCACGCACTCCCGCGGGGTCAGATTCCAGCGGGCGAGCGCCTCCTGGGCAATCTCGACCTTGGCCTCGGGCAGCAGGGTCGCGGTGTCCGTCACGGGTCGGCCGATCTCCACGGCAGAACCATATGTCTCGTGCGCGCCCCAGCGCTCGAGGCCACGGACGAAGAACAGCGGCGACTGGGAGATCACGATGACGCGCTCGCCCCGGGAGCGGATGTCGGCGAAGGTCTCCGCGATGCCCGCCATCCACGGACCGGAGAGGAACGCCGCCTCGAGGTCGGCCTCGCTCGCCGCGTTGCAGATCTCGAGCAGGGTCTCCCAGAACGCGGTGGCGGTGATCTTCCCGGCGAGCCAGCGCTCCTCGATGTCCCGTCCGACCTCGTCCCGCCCCAGGTGGCGGGCGATCTCCAACGTGGCGGCGCTGCGGAGCAACGTCCCGTCCAGATCGAAGACGTGGAGTCCCCGAGCCGAATCTTCCGTCATGGGAGGCCCCTTGGCATGAGCTCGAATCCTAACGCAGGTCAGGGGACGTGTTCGGTGACTGGTTGAGGATCATCGTCTTGTTCTCCAGGTACGGGTACAGTCCCGCGACACCACCCTCGCGGCCGAATCCGGACTGCTTGAAACCGCCGAACCCGACGCCGAAATCGGCCCGGTTCCCGTTCTGCCCGACCGTTCCCGCGCGCAGCTTGCGGCCGATCGCTCGGGCGCGGTCGGTGTCGTGAGTGAACACCGACGCGTTCAGCCCGTAAATGGAGTCGTTGGCGATCCGCACCGCGTCCTGCTCGTCCCGGGCGGGGATCACGCACAGCACCGGCCCGAAGATCTCCTCCTGGGCGATCCGCCAGGAGTTGTCGACGTTGCCGAACAACGTCGGCTCGACGAACCAGCCTCGGTCGAGCCCGTTCGGCCGGCCGCCGCCGGCCGCCAGCGTCGCGCCCTCGCTCCGCCCGAGAGCGATGTAGCTCTCGACCCGGTCCCGATGCGTCGCGGTGGCCAGCGGCCCCATCTGAACGCTCGGGTCGAAGGGGTCACCGACCTTCACCCGGGAGAACCGCTCGGCGAGCAGCTCGACCATCTCGTCGTGCCGGCCGGAGGAGACGATCACCCGGGTCAACGACGCACAGATCTGGCCGGACAGGAAACAGGTGCCCCCGACGAGGGCGTCCGCCGCCTCGGCGAGATCGATGTCGTCGAGGACGATCGCCGGG contains:
- a CDS encoding nicotinate phosphoribosyltransferase, whose product is MSLGDPFDNLIINTDNYKHCHYPLYPPGTEYVSSYVESRGGLFPVTMFVGLQAYLRDYLMRPVTLEDVDEAEYLMREQGMHFNRENWMGIINDHGGYLPVEIEAVPEGLVVPSRNVLVQLINTDPKYYWVTSFFETAFLRAIWYPTTVGTLSWLSKQVIRIALERTSDNVGILRHMLHDYGARGVSSQQSAALGGLAHLVNFSQSDTTPGILAAKRWYNAVAPSNSGPNSEHAGFTAWGRDYEVDAIRNMLETYRDHGVALVLTDSYDHENCVKNILGGELKELVQNFPGLVGARPDSGDIVQVTADTTEWLMDAFGYEVNSKGFKVLPPFIRVVQGDGVNMHSLKAVFIEMERRGLSAENAVFGMGGGLLQHVNRDTNNFGMKANAVMVNGEWRNIAKTPTGADFKVSKAGRLALIMEDGEYRTVPRDSVSPEQNLLKPVFRNGKLLKKWDFSELIANSEAPVPEAWYADWVSELHAGPSKTPVGAGV
- a CDS encoding LacI family DNA-binding transcriptional regulator; its protein translation is MKEVAEHAQVSLSTVSYVINNSGPVAPERRKRVLDAVRALEYSPNESARNLKRRSPSTVGLVVPQLTNQFFALVAEGVEKAASERDVLVVLVVPDAELPEDKQAQLLRRQRVDGVIYLSGTGSIPAAIYEIARYGPVVLVDEEIPGSGLPAIVSESRKGAREVAAHVLEQGHRQIAVLSGPLALWTARQRLAGYREAFAGAGLDPDSVPVHEGDYDEASGRQLAAEVLAADPRPTALICANDLLAIGAMEYCREAKLRVPEDVSVVGFDDLPLSAYLTPRLTTVRQPAHDMGYRAASALFDLLEGGEGGRIDELPVTVQIRESVSPPPGSA
- a CDS encoding aldehyde dehydrogenase, producing the protein MTQLEQFRMLIGGELVEAGSGRTFESQNPYTGTAWASIPDGDTTDVDAAVAAARAALEGEWGRTTGFARAACLRRLADLVTENAEWLARLEVMDSGKLYREMLGQLNGLGAWFHYYAGLAQTLEGRQVPASNPNYLVYTRNEPVGVVAAITPWNSPLLLMTWKLAPALAAGCTLVIKPSEHAPSSTLGFATLIEQAGIPAGVVNVVSGLSRSVGEHLAAHPGVDKVAFTGSTETGRAVARTAADRLIPVTLELGGKSPQIVFPDADLAATANGLVAGVFAATGQTCMAGSRLIVHESVRDELLQLVAERASRIKLGDPFADDTEMGPVANEPQFRKVVGYLETAKAEGAEVAYGGAAEDALGGYFVKPTVLSVKRTDTVFREEVFGPVLSAVTFTDEDEAVAVANDTPYGLAAAVWTKDIHRGHRVAAALRAGTVWINAYRVVSPSVPFGGYKQSGLGRENGAEAIDPYLQTKAVWVELTGGTRDPFTLG
- a CDS encoding HAD-IB family phosphatase — protein: MTEDSARGLHVFDLDGTLLRSAATLEIARHLGRDEVGRDIEERWLAGKITATAFWETLLEICNAASEADLEAAFLSGPWMAGIAETFADIRSRGERVIVISQSPLFFVRGLERWGAHETYGSAVEIGRPVTDTATLLPEAKVEIAQEALARWNLTPRECVAYGDSTSDVNLFEWLPNTVAVNASPVLEGLAAARYVGTDIREAYAVGRQLLSNAGAGGRGGQEGAQVPSGNRST
- a CDS encoding ribose-phosphate pyrophosphokinase, yielding MSSFAPEILHPNAGAPWSLNRRLMLFSGRANPALAGQIGAHIGLAPSRVKLKTFSSGEVYCRYEESIRGADVFLIQPMCRNDETGLSANDALLELMVMIDAAVGASAHRVIAVTPWYGYSRQDKKSAPREPISARMVARMLESAGVDRVLAMDLHAGQIQGMFQVPFDHMTAMMVLAEHFNQLAADHTATGVRPEDYVVVAPDAGRVKLAKKFADLLRADLAILDKERPAQQVAEIGAVIGDVQGKVALIVDDIIDTAGTLRAAAETVMNAGAGRVWAAATHAVLSGNAYENLQAAPLEEIVVTDTIPLAPGAPEKIRVVSCAGILGDTIQRIYQCDSVSEVFGGHNQVF
- a CDS encoding TIGR00730 family Rossman fold protein, with protein sequence MARICVFCSSSETIAAHYVALGTEVGEAIAARGHSLVSGGGSVSTMGTLARAARAGGAHTTGVIPEALIDWEGADHEADELIVTPDVRSRKGEMDARSDAFLVLPGGIGTLEELLEIWVSRVLAMHHRPVVVLDPDGLYAPLRDQVRLLLERGFLRTEAAEVLQWATTAEEAFDRIEAELAAGPENPPPAAGELLEAEP
- a CDS encoding amidohydrolase family protein: MSGDVAVEGGLLWVGPGQTYQDGLVYVRDGVVVHAGPAQPGIVPPGTPRINATGCTVLPGLIDAHVHLTTNSDHRNVIPSDTYRGQVTRPAKLLHGQRNAWRALAAGFTTLRVMGHRGVGEIELRDFIDSGLAVGPRLVVSPWWITMTHGHGDLFYPPYTPRRQWDTADGVEECRKLVRLQAREGADFIKVMASGGMARGEQPHWPNYTVEELTAIVETAHDLDLRVAAHALSIEGIRRCLAAGVDSIEHGSYLDRDAAAEMAARGTFLVPTMAFNDWCQQEGLLRGLTEQGVADLSDAHDRTLEAFAFAREAGVRVVMGTDSSGTLCPFGAHARELELYVKHGMTVDEALATATVNAAELLDRPDLGALRAGAAGDIVVVEGDVLADITRLGQRENIQHVVRAGQDLSAHLRTGLDVLDL
- a CDS encoding HAD-IB family phosphatase; this encodes MSKLHVFDMDGTILSGSACMELCRQLGRLDEVIEVEEAWGRGEVDHVGFYELLIEMWEPLTDLDVESAFEASQWLDGLPEVLADIRERGEYSALVTMSPQFFADLVVARWGVTTAHGATVRAREPVVAEAVLFPEDKPRIVDELLTRYGLSIEDCVGYGDSSSDVPLFQRLRHSVAVNANEKLRALAAAEYDGSDLREVYAIGRSLLDGSG
- a CDS encoding CaiB/BaiF CoA-transferase family protein — protein: MQVLPLDGVTVVSIEQAVAAPFATRQLADLGARVIKIERPGVGDFARSYDERVHGESSYFIWLNRSKESLTLDFKRPEGLTILHQLLSGADVFLSNLGPGAIGRLGLDAPTLAEKYPRLIHATISGYGTTGVWAHRKAYDLLVQSEAGLVSITGQPDSVARVGISVADISAGMYAYTGILTALLHRANTGVVAPVEVSLFESLAEWMGSPAYYTMYSGEPPRRVGAEHATISPYGPYASSSGDIIMLAVQSQEEWREFCRVVMEDPGLASNPEFAINSARCDHREKLNALIGKRIGQLSTDEALRLLDSARIANARVNTVNEFLEHPALASRDRWVTVDSPGGEIRALKPPASLGGIEPRMDAVPALGAHTDAILGSLGYSPESIEELRSAGAI